Genomic DNA from Pongo abelii isolate AG06213 chromosome 22, NHGRI_mPonAbe1-v2.0_pri, whole genome shotgun sequence:
TAATTCCTGGGaacttcaacttttcttttttgccatCTTTTCTATAGTCTATGTGACATCAGTGCTAGGCAATGTCTTAATTACTGTCATTATTTCTTTTGACTCCCATTTGAACTCTCCTATGTGCTTCTTGCTCAGTAATCTTTCTTTCATTGATATCTGTCAGTCTAACTTTGCCACCCCCAAGATGCTTGTAGACTTTTTTGTTGAGTGCAAGACTATCTCCTTTGAGGGTTGCATGGCCCAGATATTCCTTCTTCACAGTTTTGTTGGGAGTGAGATGATGTTGCTTGTAGCTATGGCATATGACAGATTTATAGCCATATGTAAGCCTCTGCACTGCAGTACAATTATGAACCAGAGGCTATGTataatttttgtgtctatttcctGGGCAGTGGGCATTCTTCATTCTGTGAGCCACTTGGCTTTTACGGTGGACCTGCCATTCTGTGGTCCCAATGAGGTGGATAGCTTCTTTTGTGACCTTCCCTTGGTGATAGAGCTGGCTTGCATGGATacatatgaaatgaaaattatgaCCCTAACGAACAGTGGCCTGATATCATTGAGATGTtttctggctttatttatttcctaCACGGTCATTTTGATCAGTGTCCGACACAGGTCCTCCAGTGGGTCATCTAAAGCTCTTTCTACATTAACTGCCCACATCACAGTGGTGATTATTTTCTTCGGGCCTtgcatttatttctatatatggCCTTTTAGCAGACTTTCTGTGGAcaaatttctttctgtcttctacaCTGTCTGTACTCCCTTGTTGAACCATATCGTCTACTCTCTGAGGAATGAAGATGTTAAATCAGCCATGCGGAAACTGAGATACCATCATGTGAACTCCTGGAAAAACTAGAGATCACTGTAAAGGAGCATAATCCCGAATTAGAATGAAGACCCTCCAGTGTATCTCAGTGTCATGCCAACCACCTTTGCTAGACATATGGGTTACTGAGTTACAGAAttggctttttgttttaaatgcaaGGGAACTGCATCAAGTCAGTCTCTGGTTCTATTTAAATATAATGTTAactattttttccttgtttataaTTCTAAAGTACAAATTGTCTTGAAaatatttggtaatattttaaaatattttataaagaatttaGAGATACCAATGTGCATAAAATGTTATTCATGTTACTAAGCTTGTGATTCTCTTCAATTGAATACATGATATATTTAGACCTGACAATCAAAATGTACAGGCATACTGAATTTCTGATATCTTTACCCAATTTATTCATAACATTACAACATACATTGACATAGTAGAAAAAGTATTACATTTTACCACGTGGATTCCACCTTATTGTTATacatttttagcttttctttatcttatgtattattttagtaatttataatttggttattatatatttgtatatttatagttttcccaaattctattttattcctattttttttctgttttcctttagaTTGTTTGACATAAATTTTTGCTTTCTACAAAATTTTCTAGGTATTTGGTGCCATCaacaacatatatatgtgtgtgtgtgtgtatacatacatatacatatatatgtgtgtacatatatatacatgtgtgtatatttttcacaagtttatttttaaagtagaataaaTTGGCTATAATGAATTCCACATTATtcacagaaaatttcaaatatctttGAAAGTGTTTGCAAATATGGCAGATGTTGAATATTTAAGTTCAAAGAAAAAGTTAAGTATCTAAAACATACAAATGTACAGAATGACATAAATCATTTGCTACTGAAGACCCAAAGTGAAATCTATTCTTTCATATTTGTTTGAAAAcagcagagagaaaagtaaaatttatgtACCTCTAATACTAGTGATTAAAAGCATCTCTTAAGtattgtttcatttcccagctaaAAGTTTTCTTACGTACTTCTCCCTGAGATTTGCATTATGAAAAGTCCTTGTAATAGAAAGACTAATTGTATTTTACAATAACAATGAATAAAAGAACTACTTAATGGAAAATATAAAGCCTTTGATTGTCATCACTCTAGACTCCTATTTTAATTATAAGAGTTATGTTAGTGGCTATGTGTACAGATATTAACTGTGCATGCTAAGTCCTAGTAGAAGCAAAATTTTAGATATAGACACACTGTCCTGTTAAATCATCATACTGtttagctgggttttttttttgagcttcGGATTATTTTTGGTCAACTTCATTTGTACACTGCCAAACATAACGACTTGTTAAACTTGACTAtctgttatattttttatatggtaCCAAAAACATTTTGGACACACAATAAACATGAAAGTCGTGATGATATTTTTGGTAGTATTATTTTCTCCTCGCTACAGTGGAAGTGAAAAGGTGTTGACTTTGTACTTCAAAAATGAAGTCATTTCACTGCTCTCATTCTCAGtattctcatatgtaaaataaagttgttaaaaatagctattttgcaGGAACCATGTGACACAAAAGGAAGTAATGGAAATAGAGGCACTTTATGAagcataaaatatacaaatagcttTAGTGCTATTACTTTTGAAAAGGTAATTCTGCAGGCACCTGGATGGGTATGAATTCAGTACAGGTAGCTTTTTGCTCCTTCTGCCTGTGAAGTAAACAAAACTGATAATGTATGGGCACACTCCCTCTGTTTTCCCTTACTAAAATGTACAACTATAAATTAGAATTTTGCAGTGATCATTTATTAGCACCAACTTAGAAaccaaattaaatatattcaataacAAATAAATGTACACTGTGTACCAAATACACTATCAGATTATACAAATATGAATTAATCCTTTCCATCAAAATCTTAGTATCAAATATGGCAGAAATTAAACACAAATACTTAAAATACAATCTAGGTTTTGATGAATGTCATAGTGGAGAAAATGTACtatagaaatgagaaagaaaattgatTTCTTACTCCTGAAGtaaaaaagacatggaaagaaTAGATTTGGATTTCAATGTTTGGATGTTGTATTAGTTTACTAGGGCAGCCATAACAAATTTCTACAAAATGggtggctaaaaaaaaaagaaatttattatgtCGTAATTCTGGAGACTACGtatcacaattaaaatatatttcctttaagattgagaatgagacagaaaatattattatcaTGATTTCTGTTCAATGTGCTGAAGATTCCAGACAGTTTGAGacaaaatagcaataaaatatacgcttagaaaaaatatatttttagaaaaacatttttttctgtatatatatatatatacacttccgtatatatttagaaaatattttaagctatTAAAGTTAACTAGTGCATTTAGCAATCACTGTAGTCCTTACAGGTCCTTACAGGTCCTAGGCCCAGCCTAAGGAGTTGCCTGGAGTTCACATGTCTATGTTACTCCAAACAAGGAGCTTACATTGTGTCTCCTCCTGCCCTATTATCGAAGCTGCTGCAGTGTAATGGCATCTTGAGACTGAAGCCACTGCTAGTGGCTTCTCATTTGGGGGCCAGTAGCCACTGTATCTTCCCATATCCTAGGCTTCACTGCCTCTACACCGCACCTACTCATGGTAGTGCACCATTCTGCAGCTGAGCAGCTACAACTTCTAACCCCATGGAAACAAACTGCCAAGAAGGCAATCCATCTTTCCATCCCAGTGACTGCGTATCTTGGCTCTGTCTACTCAGAGCCTAGGACCAGCACAACAGCTGTAACCTTAGTACCTGAGCCCATGTGGCACCCTGTTCCCCAAGGAACAGGCACTCATGCCCAGTGATGAGGCTGTACCCAAGCTAGCACAGCAGCCTCACAAACTCCTGCAGCCTAAGACATTTTCTTATGAGGAAATCCCCCCATATGGGACTTCATGGCTGTATCTTGCTGCTTGGACTATCAGcatatttctcagaatatttctcaaccttgcaggccaggagaaaatgggataatatattcaaagtgctgagagaaaaaaataaaacttctagtCAAGAACAGTATACTCATCaaagttattctttaaatataaagtctttcccagacaagcaaaagctgagggaattcatcatcACTAGAATAGCTgtacaagaaatgcttaaaagACGGTTTCAAAGGATGTTAATTGCCACCATGAGGTGAAAGGATGTTAATTACTACCATGAAAGTATTTAAACTCACTGGTAGAAGTAAACTCATAATTAAATTGAGAGTGCTACATTATTGTAGTGGTGGTATACAGCATGAATGGTCAACAATAACCATAGCTACAATaagtttttaagaaataaacCATATAAAAGATGTGAATTAAgacaagaaaattataaattgggTTGGAGGGTAAAAGTCTAGAATATTTGCAGGCAACCAAAGTTAAATTGTTATTAGCTTAAAGTAAACCTTTAGAACTATAAGATTTGTTATGTAAGCCCCAGAGTAACAGAAAAAAGTTACAGCATATAtgcaaatgaaaaagagaatggaATAAAACCATGAAACCACGAAAGCAaacaaaagagaggaagaaagaaacaaagacctacaaaataaccagaaaacaatgaacaaaatggcaaCAGTAAATCCGTaactatcaataataaccttcaATATAAATGTATTGAATTCTGTAATTAAAAGATGGctgaatgcattttaaaaacatacaactaTATACTGCTTACAGGAGACTTACTTCACCTGTAAGAACACATATtgactaaaaataaagaagagaaaattatacGCCATgtaaatggaaatcaaaagagagcaagagtagctatacttagatCAGATaaagactttaagtcaaaaactgtaaaaagagacaaagatggtCATGATATAATGATGAAGGGGTCAATTCAGTAAGGGGATATaacaactataaatatatatgaatctcAAACCAGAATATCCagacatataaagcaaatattattagatgtaaagggagagatagactctAATGCAATAATAATAGAGGACTTCAATATCTCACTTTTGGCAAaagacagatcatccagacaaaaattcagcaaaaaaaaaaacaacaaatataaagCACACTCTAGATCGTGTGGACCTACCAGATATTCACAGAACATCCCACTCAACAGCTGAAGAGTATGCATTCtcctcatcagcacatggaagtGTCTTCAGGGTAGATCagatgttaggccacaaaacaaatctcagcAAATctgtaaaaatcaaaatcaagtatCTCTTTTGACCatgatggaataaaactagaaatcactaACAGTAAAAACTTTAGAAACCatttaaatacatgtaaatttAACAACATACTCCTCTATAACAAATGGATTAATgaataagttaaaaagaaaattcaaacacTTCATGAGACAAATGAAATTGGAAACACAGTATATGAAAActtatggaatacagcaaaagcagttccaagagggaagtttatagcaataaacacctacaccataaaagacaaaaaactcGAATAAACAGTCTAACctcatacctcaaggaactagaacaacaagaacacaaaattagtagaaaaaagaaataaatgagagcAGATATAAGTGGAATAGTGACTAAAACAATACAGAAATCCTTGAACAGAAACAAACCTTTAATTAGATTAACTTAGAAAAGTAGATGGAaggttcaaataaaatcagagataaaaaagtATACATTACAACTGATGTAACAGCAATACAAAGGATTATAAGAGACTATTacgaacaactatatgccaacatatacatatacaacctaccaaaattgaattatgaaaaagtagaaaatctgaAGAGACCAATAGTGAGCAACAACATAGAAtctataataaaaagtctcccatcaaagaaaagctccAGATATGACGGCTTCACTACTGaaatctaccaaacatttaaaagatgTTATCAATACttttcaaactatttcaaaataattgaagATGAGAGAATTCGTCCAAACTCATTCCACAATGCTGGCATAACTctgatacaaaaaccagtcaaGGACACAACAAAATATGAAACTACAGGAcaatatctctgataaaaatagatgcaaaaatccttaagaaaatactagcaaaccaaattcaacagcacattaaaaagatcattcaccatgatgaAATGGGGTTCATTCTAGATAATACAACCTACATAatacaataaatgtgatatatcacattaacaggATCAAGGACAAAAGCTAATCTATCACTTTGAtaaacagaaaaagtatttgaccaTATTCAACAATGCTGTTTGatgaaaactctcaacaaaatgtacctcaacacaataaaggccaaaAACGACAAACTACAGCTAActggagaaaagttgaaagcttttcctctaggaTCTGAAACAAGACACAGATGCCaattttcaccacttttattcaacatagtactaaagtcctagccagagaaattaggcaagagaaataaataaaagggatctaaattggaaagaaggaagtcaaactgtttctATTTCATGATTTTATACGTAGATTTTATATAAAGGTTCAACCAAACCGCTCTAAGaagtgataaataaattcagtaaagttgcaggatatagcATCAACCAAAAATATCAGtcgcatttctttttttaaataacttttattttaagttcagaggtacatgtgcaggtttgttacataggtaaacttgtgtcatgggagtttgttgcaCAAAATAATTTCGTCACCCAAGTACTTATTTGTTCTATTGGCTGCAGGACGACTATAGTTAATATTGcatgtttcaaaataattagagAAGAGGATTTTGAAAGTCCTTACCACAAACTAATGATCAATGTTTTAGATAATGAATATGCTGAATACCCTGATTCTATCATTAttgaatatatgcatgtattgaaacatcacactgtgccccataaatatgtgcaattattatgtgacaattaaaagcaaaataaaacttttcaaaaataaagatggaAGAAACCTGGGTTGCTCAATCTCTGACGGTGACCAGTCACCAACCATAACACTACTGAGCATAGGTACATGAGCAGATATATCATTTCATGTGGTTAAGTGCCtaaaattttatgatattttgttacaatAGCTAGAATTACTCAAACTAATAACAAAGAGAGTGAGATATAAGCCTGGgtagaaaaatcaattttagaatgATGTTGTTAAGTCTTACTAAGAAATCTCAACTTTGCTAAAAGGACAATGGAAAGATTGCGGCATTTTAGGAGgtttaatgttatatatttagACTAAGCAATTTGATTTTTTACAGAAAatgtattacaaataaaaaatcataaagataaTAAGACAAGTTGATGACACCTATTGCATCAATCCAGTGTGTAATGAAGTTGGGCTAGTTGAGGATCATAGTAAAATAGAATTGAACAGGCTCAGAAGTATTTGAAGTTTATATAGATAATGCCTATTACTTGACTACATTTGACGGTAAGGGAGAAACAAAATTGGTGCAAAATTTTCTTGCTTGAGGAGCTAGCAAGACAATACACAACTCCAGgagttcattcatttaaaaaatgtctttatgATTTGTTATATAAGGGAAAGATATGTTGAATATTGTCCATAATGAATTTGAAGTGTGCATATGAAAACAAGTGGAGATGCTCAGTAGGtaattgaatatataaaaaaatacagaaaaaaagcatgctatttaaaaaaaaactacctttAGCACCTTCTCACAGGAGAATGACAAAATTCCCCCTAAAACCAGAAGCCATTTATTTAGTGAAATAGCTTGGTGGGTCACATTTTTGTAAGTGTTGAGCAAGAAGCGGACCCATTACAATGGGTCAAGAAGTGTATTAGTCAAGGTCACAGAAGAAAACATATAACATATTTGGCAAAGGTTTTCAATATAATATGAGAATCAACTATCTATAAAAATCTTGGCAGGATTAAATGAAGCATCCTACCACCAGAACCAGCAGGAAACTTTATTACTCTTGGCCTGAAGAGACAAGTAGAGGGTTAGAAATTGTTGAGAGCTAGAGCCATAAAGGGACCTACAAGGTAAAAATACTCCAGGATAGATTACTGGAAGAATTCTAGTGAAGTGGCAGGGAGGAGAAACCAAGTAAAATCCAgacctttctctcctttttccctcTAATCTCCTGCCAGCTCCTTTTATTCTCCAATCTCAATAAAGGCTAGAGGCAGAAAAGCCCAGATAATGTAGCCATGACAATGAGCCAACAGGGGCCTAGAACAGAAAAGGGTGGAGAATGAGACAAACAACTAAAGAAAACTTCAAGAGAAATCAATGGGAAATGATGACCTGGGGACAACTGACATGATGTAATAGTTGATTTCAAGAATTTAGGGTATAAATGGGAAGAGATGAATTTATAGTTGGGAGATGATGTGTTAAGAAAGTTAGATACTTAAGAGAGAAAGTTGAAGGAATTCATAGTAATGGTAATGGGTTTGGTTTTACAAAGTAAGAAATGAGTTTATacagtacatatatacatatcctaAGAGCCCATGTaaagaagaaaatccaaatatcTTGTTCTAGGGTGTGAGAATGATCATCAAGACTGTTTTCTGTGCTTCCTTCCCCTTATCATTACATAGGTCCATAATGGTTAAATCTCTTTACTGTCCAACTGTACAAGAAGGGACCTAATTCTgagtggtctattttgtttcatttctatgCAAATTATCTGGCattaaaattcagtttaaaaaattagctcagctCCTATTGTGCCACCAGGAtgatttaaattctgttttttcttaaaagaaaaggaGCAGAACATCTCTAAATCtttgtatttcaaatatttggtTTCAGTTTTGGGTCTGGTTCTCAACACTGACCACTAGTATTAACATACAGTTTATTAGAGGAAACTTGTGTGAAATTTTCTATAACAATAGTCACAACAacatataatgaaaagaaaaaaatgcaacatcAACTAGGATGGGATGCTAGCGTCGACTGTTCATTTTTACTCCTGGTATTACAACCTATAttttcactgtttaaaaaaaataattcaagttcCACATGAACCTAGCGGTACACTAGCAATATGACAACAACGTAGCCACTTATCtcagtaaaacaaaaattttactaCTTTTCATGGTGCCTTGCAGACTCATTTTTTTCAGAAACTGcttatcatttgtttatttataatattcaagATGCCCATAGgtgatatggaatgaaatgatagCCAATTGTATTCATTAGATTTTGCTCCATATTAAGCCACCTCAAAATTTATTGAATTAAACTAGGAACCATTTTAAATTTGTTCACAAACCAGGTGACTACCTTTTCTGGTCTGGGCCAAGATGTTTGATCTCTACTAGGATATCTGGTAAATCTGGGTGAGCTGGACAATCTATACTGACCACCCTCATATGTCTGGTAGCTGCCAGGTTAGCAACATGAGCTGGTTTACTGTCAGCCAGGCCCCAAATTCTCTCCACATGGTCTCTCATCTGTCATCAGCTGGAGCTGACTTTATACCTGAATGAGAGCTTGTTTCACATTATCAGGGGTTTTGTGAGGTAGTTATTATACACTTGGTGGCTTGAAATCTGCCATAGTGGGAGTATTTGTACCACAGACATAGGAAAATACTACAAATCAGAGCCTTCTCTTCCCACTTTACCCCAAGAACCAGCTCCTAAACATTTACCAGGACATCATTGCTTCTTGTCTTCCAAAAGACTGGCTTAGGCTCAATTCCATGGTGGCCTCAGTATTCCAATAGTAACAATAGAGGACAGTCCCAATGCAAAACTCTCTTGTGCTATTATTCCTTTCGGCAGAACAAGACACATGGCCAAGTCCAGAGTCAGTGCGGAATACCACTCATCAATTTAAAGGAACCAACTATTGATTCACAGAGTAACTGGGGtgaatctcaaaggcattatgttgagtaaaagaagccagtgtCAATAAAAACATATGTATGACCCCACTATAACATtctcattttttaagaaaagagttTTATGGTATTTTTGAAAGGTAAAAAGTAACCACCTCATGGCCACTtgtacattcatttattcagtgaaTCAATAATATTCTGTGGGCATCTATTATTTGCTAGGTTCTGGGCCAGGTGTTGGGGTGATGATAGTGATCCTAAGACACTCAGTTTTTCCCCACATGAATCCCACAGTCTTGGAGTGGAGatgcaggaaggagagagaaacaaaaacatgtaagAAAATCAAATGAGCAAATTAAGTTTAATGAGTGTTATGAAGGTAGTAAATAATGTGAGATGAGAAAAAACAAAGGAGTGAAGAGGGGGGAATGGTGCTCAGAAAAAGCCTCTCTGTGCTCTGTGTAATGAATAATCTTTTATTTAGTTCCAGTGAGAAGGATACACAATAGAGGAGCCAAAGGAAACAATATTCAGGCAgacaaaagagaaatggaaactccctgaagtggaaaggaattgtgtGTTCCAGAAAATGAAAGCAGGAATTTAGTGAATGACAAATGAGTGAGAAGAGATAAAGCTGAAGgttaatatgtaaaatacaaGATAGCAAGGGCTCATTATGGAGATTGGATTATATTTCTAGAGCAATGGGGACTATGATGGTCCCTTGGTGTCTATGGGGAGTTGGCTCCAAGACCCCCGCAGATACCAAAACCCAGAGATGCTTCAGTCCCCGGTATAAAGTGGTGtagcatttgcatataacctatgtacattCTCCCGTATAGTTTAAAATAATCTCtacattacttataatatctaatacaatgtctACATACCACTTTGTTTAAGTGAATTCAATGTAGTACTTGGTGTGTTGCAAACTTCAGTTTTGATTTTGAAGATTTgtggaattgtttttttcttaatacttTTGATCTGTGATTGATTGAATCCATAGACACAGAACCCATGTATACAGAGGAATGACTGCATGTTTATCATTTTAAAGTTGTTtgacttatttatcttatttttaaagactgCTCTGAGCATTCAGGAGAAATTGACCGGAAAAAAATCAGTGCAGAGAGTTGGAGATTATTAGAAGCCCTTTGAAACatttaaggagaaagaaagggaaggtttAGACAAGGGAAATTGTAATAGAAAGCTTTGATGGAGGTGGGAGTGAGAAAATGGAAGGAGTGAAGTTTCTGGCTGAAACCACTGCAGGAAGACAAATGCCATTACCTGGGTTAAGGGAGACTAAAGGAGGACTAGATTTGGAAACAGAAGAACTGAAATGCCTGTGAAAATTAAAGAGAAGATGTGAAGAAGAAACGTGGTCTATCAGTCT
This window encodes:
- the LOC100443050 gene encoding olfactory receptor 4K1, with amino-acid sequence MAHTNESMVSEFVLLGLSNSWELQLFFFAIFSIVYVTSVLGNVLITVIISFDSHLNSPMCFLLSNLSFIDICQSNFATPKMLVDFFVECKTISFEGCMAQIFLLHSFVGSEMMLLVAMAYDRFIAICKPLHCSTIMNQRLCIIFVSISWAVGILHSVSHLAFTVDLPFCGPNEVDSFFCDLPLVIELACMDTYEMKIMTLTNSGLISLRCFLALFISYTVILISVRHRSSSGSSKALSTLTAHITVVIIFFGPCIYFYIWPFSRLSVDKFLSVFYTVCTPLLNHIVYSLRNEDVKSAMRKLRYHHVNSWKN